The genomic region CCGGAAGCTTCAGTTTCTAAACATCCTTTTTTACCGCACTTACAGATGATTTCATTATCAAAGATCGGAATATGACCAAACTCGCCGGAGAATCCGGATTTGCCGTAGTATAGTTGTCCGTTGATCATAATCCCTAGACCAATTCCGTTATCAATATTGATGTAAAGGGCATCTTTCTCAGTGCCCAATATTCCGCTGGAAAATTCGGCATAGGACAATGCTTTGGTATCATTTTCCAGGTAAGATGGAATGCCCAATTCCTTTTCGAAGTAAGTTGACAAAGGATCTTCGTAGAAATTGAAGTAACTATAGGAATAACCTGTTCTATAGTTGATTCGACCGGATAAGTTGATACCAACACCCAGAATATGCTCTTTGTTGACGGATTGCTTATCGATAAACTCAGTGATATTAGCACAGATCACCTGCAAAGATTCTTCGTTGTTTTCCAGTTGGAAGGGGATATCCTCTTTTTTAGCGACCAGATCTTTCTTCAAATTGATCATGGCAATACTGAGGTTTTCCGTTCCAACCTGCACACCAATAAAATATGCCGCGTTAGCAACTAAGCCATAAGAGTTTGGTTTTCTACCCACGCTTGCTGATGTCTTGCCGTAGTCTTTGACCAACTGATCGTTGATGAGTTCTGTGACGCACTCATTTATCTTGGGGATGCTGACATTGAATTCTTTGCTCAATTCAGCAATGGTTGCGGTTTCATTCTGTGCGAAATAAGACAATATCTGCTTTTTAAGCCTAATGTTTTTATAGGCTACACCCGAATTGGCGCCGAGCTGCCTTTCGTTTAGAAAATTTAAGGTCATGATAATTTACCTATCTGTTATTAAGGGGTAATTGTATTATACTGCGATATTAGTAAAAATATTGATATTATTAAATAATTTTAAAAACAAGTTTTAGGTTTTAATATTTTTTTAATATAATTGGACGATTTTATGAACAATGGGCATAAAACATCTACCCATGAAAATCATTAGATAAAGGTAGCGTATTATTGGCGCTATCTTTATTAATGATGGCTTAATATACCAAAAATATCGAAAACCTTAATTATACTACCGTGAAAGAACAAACCAACAACAAAGTAGCGCATCCATTGACCTGGATTCCATCAACCTGGTTCGCTATGGGGCTGCCTTTTGTTGCCTTATCGACAGCCGCTACCTTGATGTATAAAAACCTAGGGGTTTCAGATGCTAAAATTGCTTTTTGGACCTCCTTGATCATGATGCCATGGACGTTAAAGCCGCTTTGGGGGCCTTTTTTAGAGCTTTACAAGACCAAGAAATTTTTTGTTTTTGTAACACAGATCTTGACGGGATTGTTGTTCGGTTTGGTAGGAATCTCCTTGCAATTAGATGCTTTCTTCAGTGTGTCAATCGGGATATTAGCCATTATCGCTATTAGCGGTGCAACCCATGATACAGCTGCTGATGGAGTCTATCTAAATGAGCTCAGTGCAACGCTG from Sphingobacterium sp. BN32 harbors:
- a CDS encoding ROK family transcriptional regulator, coding for MTLNFLNERQLGANSGVAYKNIRLKKQILSYFAQNETATIAELSKEFNVSIPKINECVTELINDQLVKDYGKTSASVGRKPNSYGLVANAAYFIGVQVGTENLSIAMINLKKDLVAKKEDIPFQLENNEESLQVICANITEFIDKQSVNKEHILGVGINLSGRINYRTGYSYSYFNFYEDPLSTYFEKELGIPSYLENDTKALSYAEFSSGILGTEKDALYINIDNGIGLGIMINGQLYYGKSGFSGEFGHIPIFDNEIICKCGKKGCLETEASGRALRTKIIEEINAGATSTLTKKFSDIQDIRLNDIILAAKKDDNLAIESINYIGDKLGRGIASLINIFNPELIIIGGSLAKSGEYLSLPVKNAINKYSLSIVNRDTKITLSSNGEKLAAYGACLLLRDRLLEITE